From a region of the Paenibacillus segetis genome:
- a CDS encoding DUF5655 domain-containing protein, giving the protein MGDIKLFRLATGGVEELSGHTVTVERSLQTLMEHNLEALLGIRFLASEYITGKRHSGRIDTLGIDEDNSPVIFEYKRATNENVINQGLYYLDWLMDHQAEFTLLVQKRFGSEVSQAIDWSAPRLLCIAGGFTKFDEYAVQQIDRNIALYTYKKYGDELLLLDLVNATTANQPVHSSAVSAIKNTNNKTVTDYLAQASTDLTDRFEELKAFILALGDDVQMNTLKDYIAFKRIKNFACVEIHPQKKSITVFVKVEPDKIELQSGFTRDVRNIGHYGTGDLEITIMKDEHLKEAKALIQQSYEMS; this is encoded by the coding sequence ATGGGAGATATAAAGTTATTCCGTCTTGCTACAGGTGGTGTTGAAGAACTGAGCGGCCACACAGTAACTGTGGAAAGATCTCTTCAAACGTTAATGGAACATAATTTGGAGGCATTATTGGGTATTCGTTTTCTCGCATCAGAATACATAACAGGTAAGCGGCATAGCGGTCGAATTGATACCCTAGGGATTGACGAAGACAATTCTCCAGTCATCTTCGAGTACAAACGTGCAACGAATGAGAATGTCATTAATCAGGGACTCTACTATCTTGATTGGTTAATGGACCATCAGGCAGAATTTACTTTGCTAGTTCAGAAAAGATTCGGATCGGAAGTCTCCCAGGCTATCGATTGGAGTGCTCCACGCTTACTTTGTATTGCGGGTGGTTTTACGAAATTCGACGAATATGCGGTTCAGCAGATTGATCGTAACATTGCATTATATACTTATAAAAAATATGGTGATGAGCTCTTGCTGCTTGATCTGGTGAATGCTACAACGGCTAATCAGCCTGTCCATTCGTCTGCAGTTTCGGCGATTAAAAATACGAATAACAAAACAGTTACAGATTATTTGGCGCAGGCTAGCACAGATCTAACTGACCGTTTTGAGGAACTTAAGGCTTTCATATTGGCCCTTGGTGATGATGTTCAGATGAACACACTGAAGGATTATATTGCTTTTAAACGAATTAAAAACTTTGCTTGTGTAGAGATTCATCCACAAAAGAAGTCGATTACAGTCTTTGTAAAGGTGGAACCCGATAAAATAGAACTGCAATCTGGATTTACGCGGGATGTGCGAAATATCGGACATTATGGTACAGGGGATTTGGAAATAACGATCATGAAGGATGAACACCTGAAGGAAGCCAAAGCATTGATTCAACAAAGTTATGAGATGAGCTAA
- a CDS encoding helix-turn-helix domain-containing protein, with amino-acid sequence MAKKVIVKIPELLKRHGISLRELSRLSDVRHAALSELSNGKRENINFSHIEKIADALSISDISEIIDLVEVGD; translated from the coding sequence ATGGCCAAAAAAGTCATCGTAAAAATTCCAGAATTGCTTAAACGCCACGGCATCTCACTACGTGAACTTTCCCGCTTATCCGATGTACGCCACGCTGCACTAAGTGAACTATCCAACGGTAAAAGAGAAAACATCAATTTCTCTCATATCGAAAAAATCGCCGATGCATTAAGCATCAGCGATATTAGTGAGATTATTGATTTGGTTGAGGTGGGAGACTGA
- a CDS encoding CPBP family glutamic-type intramembrane protease → MTNKVGFKLTSLLVGLMCLWGLAAVFKMMVIWFLLFGVVSVVYIIKNKNTTLRDIMIGCVLGIIAMPASVFMGVSSILIYIGATSMMKGSSHRIILIKNATKRDVVISCITLVLVGVVLGGINVLLGLSSNPINPSFQLSHIFEAIKAGVTEEIMFRYFLFALCVVIAGDHKFTKLQNVLCYLIMVLPHVFIHFELSTINIGNIIVLSLLFGLPFAWLQRKRDLVSAMGSHSIVDIIRFCLFSA, encoded by the coding sequence ATGACAAACAAAGTAGGATTCAAACTGACTTCGCTATTGGTAGGATTAATGTGTTTATGGGGTTTGGCAGCTGTATTTAAGATGATGGTGATTTGGTTTCTGTTATTTGGAGTGGTCTCCGTGGTTTATATTATAAAAAATAAGAACACCACATTAAGAGATATTATGATCGGTTGTGTTCTCGGGATTATAGCTATGCCAGCCAGCGTGTTTATGGGCGTGTCGTCCATTCTCATTTATATTGGTGCCACCAGTATGATGAAAGGTTCTAGTCATAGAATTATTTTAATTAAAAATGCTACGAAAAGAGATGTTGTGATCTCGTGTATCACTTTGGTGTTGGTGGGCGTGGTATTAGGGGGGATCAATGTTCTACTTGGCCTCAGCAGTAATCCTATTAATCCATCATTCCAACTGTCGCATATTTTTGAAGCCATCAAAGCCGGTGTAACGGAAGAAATTATGTTCAGATATTTTCTGTTTGCTCTTTGTGTTGTCATAGCAGGGGACCACAAGTTTACTAAGCTGCAAAATGTATTATGTTATTTGATTATGGTGTTACCGCATGTGTTCATTCACTTTGAATTAAGTACTATCAATATCGGAAATATCATCGTGTTATCCCTATTATTTGGACTACCATTTGCATGGCTTCAACGTAAGCGCGATTTGGTATCAGCCATGGGTTCGCATTCCATTGTAGATATTATTAGGTTTTGTCTGTTTAGTGCGTAG
- a CDS encoding helix-turn-helix transcriptional regulator, translated as MDKVERLISIIMILLKKEVVSTTEFSQIFNVSKRTILRDMETLSLSNIPIYSVNGVKGGYGLMDEYKVDKRLLSSSDLQNILTALGGLEQILRTEEVERTIKKIEAMVSPLSLNSSIQLSFYDWEGRSEILETLKTCQESISKKRLVSFDYTDKDGAVTNRMVEPYELHFSESSWYLKGFCLHRQGYRTFKLSRIDHITMDECAFHPRDDWSEQVHEANYLPEFVTIKAWISPSIKDQIIERYGRRSIEDHSSGFLLATIYVPQNRMGFQLLASFGTHLKVVEPKTYVEDFRNYLYQMMENYS; from the coding sequence ATGGACAAAGTGGAGAGACTCATTTCGATTATCATGATATTGCTGAAAAAAGAGGTTGTTTCTACAACGGAATTCTCACAAATATTCAATGTCTCCAAAAGAACGATCCTTCGCGATATGGAAACATTGAGCCTATCGAACATCCCGATCTACTCTGTCAATGGGGTCAAAGGGGGCTACGGCCTAATGGATGAATACAAAGTTGATAAACGCCTTTTAAGCAGCTCCGATTTACAGAATATATTAACTGCGCTCGGCGGATTGGAACAAATCCTCCGTACTGAAGAAGTTGAAAGAACGATAAAAAAAATAGAGGCAATGGTTAGTCCATTGTCTCTAAATAGTTCCATTCAACTATCGTTTTATGATTGGGAAGGTCGGTCCGAGATTCTTGAAACCTTAAAGACATGTCAAGAATCCATTTCAAAAAAGAGGCTGGTTTCGTTTGATTATACAGACAAGGACGGGGCTGTGACGAATAGAATGGTCGAGCCCTATGAGCTGCATTTTAGCGAATCAAGTTGGTACTTGAAAGGATTCTGTTTACATCGACAGGGATATCGAACTTTCAAGTTATCTCGGATCGATCATATTACTATGGATGAATGCGCGTTTCATCCTAGAGACGATTGGTCAGAGCAAGTACACGAAGCAAATTATCTACCTGAATTCGTCACGATTAAGGCATGGATATCGCCTAGCATAAAAGATCAAATCATCGAAAGGTATGGTCGAAGAAGTATTGAAGACCATAGTTCTGGATTTTTATTAGCAACCATTTATGTCCCACAAAATCGTATGGGATTTCAACTTTTAGCAAGCTTCGGCACTCATCTAAAAGTTGTAGAGCCCAAAACCTATGTTGAAGACTTTCGAAATTATTTATATCAAATGATGGAGAACTATTCCTGA
- a CDS encoding alpha/beta fold hydrolase, giving the protein MFNPTDFPRPTLISANGVELEVFEAGRENAGKPIVLCHGWPEHAFSWRHQMDALAAAGYHVIVPNQRGYGNSSRPTEVTDYDIEHLSGDLIALLDHYGYEDATFVGHDWGAFVVWGLTLLHPNRVNKVINLSLPYQERGEKPWIEFMEEILGGDFYFVHFNRQPGVADAVFEDNTYRFLRNLYRKNEPLRAPEPGMALINLARAETPLGEPVLSESELAVYVSAFETSGFTGSINWYRNLDRNWRLLAKVNPIIQQPTLMIYGDRDVVAKSENLTKFVPNVEVVNLDCGHWIQEEKPEETNQAILKWLEQWEM; this is encoded by the coding sequence ATGTTTAATCCAACCGATTTTCCCAGGCCCACCCTTATTTCAGCCAACGGTGTGGAACTCGAAGTGTTTGAAGCAGGCCGAGAAAATGCAGGAAAACCTATTGTACTCTGCCACGGCTGGCCAGAGCATGCCTTTTCTTGGCGCCATCAGATGGACGCACTTGCCGCAGCGGGCTACCATGTCATCGTCCCCAACCAGCGGGGTTACGGCAACTCATCCCGTCCGACAGAAGTAACAGACTATGACATTGAACACTTGTCGGGTGATCTCATCGCGCTTCTCGATCACTATGGATACGAGGACGCTACCTTTGTCGGTCATGACTGGGGTGCATTCGTCGTTTGGGGACTGACCTTGCTGCACCCAAACCGCGTCAATAAAGTGATAAATCTGAGCTTGCCTTACCAAGAGCGCGGAGAAAAACCCTGGATCGAGTTCATGGAAGAAATACTTGGCGGCGATTTCTATTTCGTCCACTTCAATCGACAACCAGGCGTCGCGGACGCCGTATTCGAAGACAATACATACAGGTTCCTTCGCAACCTGTACCGGAAGAACGAGCCTCTCAGAGCACCTGAGCCAGGTATGGCGTTGATCAATCTCGCCAGAGCAGAAACACCGCTCGGTGAGCCCGTATTGAGCGAAAGCGAGCTGGCCGTTTACGTCTCCGCTTTTGAAACATCAGGGTTCACGGGCAGCATAAATTGGTACAGGAACCTTGACCGCAACTGGCGCTTATTGGCGAAAGTGAACCCAATCATCCAGCAGCCGACCCTCATGATCTACGGCGACCGGGATGTGGTTGCGAAGTCTGAAAACCTGACAAAGTTCGTGCCCAATGTGGAAGTGGTCAATCTGGATTGCGGTCATTGGATCCAGGAAGAAAAGCCGGAAGAAACAAACCAAGCGATTTTAAAATGGCTGGAACAATGGGAGATGTAG
- a CDS encoding YdeI/OmpD-associated family protein, protein MAGTMGDVVFFNNQEEFNDWLEEHHAEASEIWVGYFGISTGRASLTWSASVDTALCFGWIDGIRKTIDKQSYKIRFTPRKVNSVWSAVNVKKVKALIQLGKMRPEGMHVFNNRTDAQGYSSEQRNVELAKEYEEQIKANQTAWLFFTNLSPSYKRDSIWWVMSAKKEETRLRRLGILIASSEEGLKFQDRKKIQNKEI, encoded by the coding sequence ATGGCTGGAACAATGGGAGATGTAGTTTTTTTCAACAACCAAGAAGAGTTTAACGATTGGTTAGAAGAACATCATGCTGAAGCTAGTGAAATTTGGGTGGGCTATTTTGGGATAAGTACAGGGCGTGCAAGCCTTACTTGGTCTGCATCAGTAGATACCGCTCTTTGTTTTGGGTGGATTGACGGTATACGAAAAACCATTGATAAACAAAGCTATAAGATTCGCTTTACTCCGCGCAAAGTAAATAGTGTATGGAGTGCTGTGAACGTAAAGAAGGTAAAAGCACTAATACAGCTTGGAAAGATGAGACCAGAAGGAATGCACGTCTTTAACAACAGAACCGATGCACAAGGCTATTCCTCTGAACAAAGAAACGTGGAACTTGCGAAAGAATATGAAGAACAAATCAAGGCAAATCAAACAGCCTGGCTATTCTTCACTAATTTATCACCATCCTATAAAAGAGATTCTATCTGGTGGGTAATGAGCGCCAAGAAAGAAGAAACACGATTAAGAAGGCTTGGAATATTGATCGCTTCATCTGAAGAAGGGCTAAAATTTCAAGATCGCAAAAAAATACAGAATAAGGAAATATGA
- a CDS encoding alpha/beta fold hydrolase: MVQPTLMIYGDRDTVQRSENLTKFVPNAEVVNLDCGHWIQQEKPEETNQAILRWLEEQNDAE; this comes from the coding sequence ATGGTACAGCCGACCCTCATGATCTATGGTGACCGGGATACGGTCCAGAGATCTGAAAACCTGACAAAATTTGTGCCTAATGCGGAAGTGGTCAATCTGGATTGCGGTCATTGGATCCAGCAAGAAAAGCCGGAAGAAACAAACCAAGCGATTTTGAGATGGCTGGAAGAGCAGAATGATGCTGAATAG
- a CDS encoding MDR family MFS transporter has protein sequence MNKQVQEASGMKRGTMLASLLIGAFIAFLNENLLTNTFPGLMREFNVAASTIQWLSTGYMLMIGILVPVTALLQQWFTTRRMFMSAMALFLAGTCLCTVSPGFEVLLIGRVVQACGTGLLIPLMMNTILALYPPERRGAAMGLMGLVIMVAPVIGPALSGLVIDTLHWRWLFYIMIPVALFSIIYAFIYLKNVTEITNPRVDLLSIVMSIIGFGCVTYGFSQTGVWAGPGSYSLITIGGLFLLLLIWRQLKIKEPLIDLSVFRYPAFSLVAVLIVVLMMVLFATTTLLPIYMQDVMQLTAFATGLLLMPGCILNAMMMPVTGKLFDKFGPRFVIMPGLAMIALSLWLFAGIDSDTTRGSVLFNHVLLFLGISFVVMPAQTAGMNQLPRHLVPHGTAIYNTLQQIAGGIGIALFVGIMSSGANRYLHHSLDPAAFQNKTQSIVAGLQTVFWIEFILTILVLVLGWFINGRLCVDSSLKKEAENLLP, from the coding sequence ATGAACAAACAGGTTCAAGAGGCAAGCGGAATGAAGAGAGGGACGATGTTAGCCTCCCTGCTCATCGGTGCATTTATTGCGTTTCTTAACGAAAATTTACTTACCAATACATTTCCTGGATTAATGCGTGAGTTCAACGTTGCTGCTTCGACCATACAATGGTTATCGACCGGTTATATGCTGATGATCGGCATACTGGTGCCGGTGACCGCATTGCTACAGCAATGGTTCACGACTCGCCGGATGTTTATGTCCGCGATGGCATTATTTTTAGCAGGTACCTGCTTGTGTACAGTATCCCCCGGATTCGAAGTCTTGCTGATAGGCAGGGTTGTTCAGGCTTGCGGGACAGGATTATTGATTCCTTTGATGATGAATACGATTCTTGCCCTCTATCCTCCGGAACGCAGGGGGGCTGCCATGGGTCTCATGGGGCTTGTCATCATGGTCGCCCCTGTCATCGGGCCAGCTTTGTCGGGTTTGGTTATCGATACCTTACACTGGCGATGGCTTTTCTACATTATGATTCCTGTCGCATTGTTTTCGATTATTTATGCATTCATTTACTTAAAGAATGTTACAGAAATCACCAACCCAAGGGTCGATCTTTTATCCATTGTTATGTCAATCATCGGGTTTGGTTGTGTCACCTACGGTTTCAGCCAGACTGGTGTCTGGGCTGGTCCTGGGAGTTACAGTTTGATTACCATAGGCGGCCTCTTCTTGCTCTTGCTTATTTGGCGGCAGCTCAAGATTAAAGAACCTTTGATTGATCTTTCCGTATTCCGGTATCCCGCTTTTTCTTTGGTAGCGGTATTGATAGTAGTGCTGATGATGGTTTTATTCGCCACCACGACATTGCTGCCGATCTATATGCAGGATGTGATGCAGTTGACAGCATTCGCGACAGGTTTACTTCTGATGCCAGGCTGCATTTTAAACGCAATGATGATGCCTGTGACGGGAAAATTATTCGATAAATTCGGGCCGAGATTCGTCATAATGCCCGGACTGGCCATGATCGCCCTATCGCTTTGGCTGTTTGCCGGTATCGACAGCGATACAACCCGAGGCTCCGTTCTGTTCAATCATGTCCTCTTATTCTTAGGCATATCGTTTGTCGTCATGCCGGCTCAGACGGCAGGAATGAATCAACTTCCGCGTCACCTGGTCCCCCATGGCACAGCCATATACAATACGCTCCAACAGATTGCCGGGGGAATTGGCATCGCTTTGTTCGTCGGCATCATGTCGTCCGGAGCCAATCGTTATCTTCACCATTCGCTCGATCCCGCAGCGTTTCAAAATAAAACACAAAGTATCGTGGCCGGTTTGCAAACGGTTTTTTGGATTGAATTTATTCTCACAATACTTGTTTTGGTACTGGGTTGGTTTATAAATGGCCGTCTTTGTGTCGATTCTTCTCTAAAGAAAGAAGCCGAAAATTTGTTGCCTTAG
- a CDS encoding ABC-F family ATP-binding cassette domain-containing protein yields the protein MIKVENLSFSFPQKELYHNISFTLEEAQHCAFIGTSGSGKSTLIDILMDPERYLFEGKLEIDPTCTMGYVSQFSQLDRTKETTVFEYIGEEFIKIQNEIQSICTEMETSSDIEPLLEKYQLALDAFNAIGGDNFESNMNKQLNLANLMKLKDVRVSELSGGEFKLIQVMKEMLNSPDLMIMDEPDVFLDFENLNALKKLINAHKGILLVVTHNRYLLNHCFNKIIHLENMEIQEFDGRYIEYNFSLLQTKMELQEIAVAEQEEIERYDNIIDNLRAIATYNSEASRGRALKARVRFQERLEARRIKAPFVDIKQPNISFDIENEMEDTTVINVSNYSVAFDELLLDNVNFEIKSTDKVAIIGPNGTGKTTLLRDIFNNNHDSIEINADVKMAYLSQIQGEMLKDSNTILEEFIDAGFSTYDEVRSYISHYGFEGEIVNQKIASLSGGEKNMLQLAKVSASKANVLLLDEPTSHLDTYTQIALENAIADYKGAILMISHDFYSVVNGMDYVLIIDDKTIRKMKMKKFKQMIYARHFDKDYLEAEQNKKAVEMKIELALKDTNFELAKVLVDELEELIKLL from the coding sequence ATGATAAAAGTTGAAAACTTATCCTTCTCATTTCCACAAAAAGAACTATATCATAACATTTCATTTACGTTAGAAGAGGCACAGCATTGCGCTTTTATTGGAACAAGTGGCAGTGGTAAAAGTACACTGATCGATATACTGATGGATCCAGAAAGATATTTGTTCGAGGGCAAGTTAGAGATAGATCCAACCTGCACAATGGGGTATGTAAGTCAGTTCTCCCAACTAGACAGAACGAAAGAAACAACCGTTTTTGAATATATCGGAGAAGAATTTATTAAGATACAAAATGAAATACAATCTATTTGTACTGAAATGGAAACCTCATCGGATATTGAGCCGTTACTCGAAAAGTACCAATTAGCTCTAGACGCATTTAATGCAATCGGCGGCGATAATTTTGAAAGCAACATGAATAAGCAACTAAATCTAGCAAACCTCATGAAGCTAAAAGATGTTAGGGTATCCGAACTGAGTGGTGGAGAATTCAAGCTTATTCAAGTGATGAAGGAGATGCTTAATAGTCCTGACTTGATGATTATGGATGAGCCCGATGTATTTTTAGATTTTGAAAACCTAAATGCGCTTAAAAAACTTATTAATGCTCACAAAGGCATACTGCTAGTTGTTACCCACAACCGATATCTATTGAATCATTGTTTCAACAAAATAATACACCTTGAAAACATGGAAATCCAAGAGTTTGATGGGCGATATATTGAGTATAATTTCTCATTACTTCAGACAAAAATGGAGTTGCAAGAAATTGCAGTCGCTGAACAAGAAGAAATTGAGAGATACGATAACATTATTGATAATCTTAGAGCTATCGCAACTTATAATTCAGAAGCATCTAGAGGGAGAGCGTTAAAAGCTAGAGTTAGGTTTCAAGAGAGATTGGAAGCGCGTAGAATTAAAGCACCATTTGTTGATATTAAGCAACCGAATATCAGTTTTGATATTGAGAATGAAATGGAAGACACCACGGTTATAAATGTCAGTAATTATAGTGTTGCCTTTGATGAGCTGCTGTTAGACAATGTTAACTTTGAGATAAAATCTACGGATAAAGTAGCCATTATCGGCCCAAACGGTACCGGAAAAACGACTTTACTCCGAGATATCTTTAACAATAATCATGATTCAATTGAAATAAATGCTGATGTTAAAATGGCTTATTTATCTCAGATCCAAGGCGAAATGCTAAAGGATTCTAATACAATACTAGAAGAATTCATCGATGCTGGGTTTAGTACTTATGATGAGGTTAGATCGTATATATCACACTATGGCTTTGAAGGAGAAATCGTTAATCAAAAGATAGCATCTTTATCTGGTGGAGAAAAAAATATGCTTCAATTGGCTAAAGTTTCTGCCAGTAAAGCAAATGTATTACTTCTTGATGAACCGACAAGCCATTTAGACACCTATACACAAATCGCATTGGAAAATGCCATTGCAGATTATAAAGGTGCGATTCTCATGATATCTCATGATTTCTATTCTGTTGTAAATGGTATGGATTATGTATTAATCATTGACGATAAGACGATTAGAAAAATGAAAATGAAAAAATTTAAACAGATGATTTATGCTCGTCATTTTGATAAAGACTATTTAGAAGCGGAACAAAACAAAAAAGCAGTTGAAATGAAAATAGAATTGGCTTTAAAAGATACTAATTTTGAACTTGCAAAAGTATTAGTTGATGAGCTAGAAGAGCTGATTAAGTTGCTATAA